A stretch of DNA from Planctomycetota bacterium:
AATTATAGGTTACAAGATACAATAACCAAGATACAAATTGCAAACAAATTACAAATCCCAAAATACATTAGTTGTTGTAATTTGGTCATTGGTTATCCGACTTATTAATAATCGCTGAAAGAATATTTTTAAGTTCTTCCGCTTCTTTCATGAGAGGTTTAATCTCCTTTTCCTTGCCTGTATTGGCCTCCAAAATCAGTTCGAGCCAATGAAGGCTTTCTTTAGCTTCTCTACGGGCTATTTTCAGGCGATTCAGGAAATCCTTCTTCCCCAGAGCATCATTTGCCTCCCTGTAATTCGCTCCAACAGAACCGGCTGAACCAACCACTTGGCCCACCAAACGGTCATTCATTGGGTTCCTGGGCAAACACTTGCATAACCTTATCACTGCTTTTGCGAATTCAGTAGTTCGCTTTTCTAAATTGAATGTGCTCATAAGATTTCAAATTCCAATCACCAAGATACAATAACCAAACAAATTCCAAACACCAAATCACAAACATGTTTGGTCATTGGTTATTGGTCATTATTTGGTGCTTGTTTCTTGGTTATTGGTAATTTCTCTCCTTTGGTTATTGTTTCTTGTATCTTGGTTATTTCGTTTATCTTGATTATTTGTTATTATCCCAATTGGTATTGTAAAGTAGAACGTCGCCCCCTTCCCCACCTCGGATTCGACCCAAATCTTTCCCCCATGGTTTTCTACAATCTTTTTGCATATGGCCAGTCCAATGCCCGTGCCCGGGTATTCCTGCCGGGAATGGAGGCGCTGGAAAATCTGGAAGACCTTATCTTTGTATTGCGGTTCCATACCGATACCGTTATCCTTGACGCAGAAAACCCATTCCGTATCGCATTTTTCGGCGTTTATACTAATTTTAGGAGATTCTTTATTGCGGAATTTTAAGGAGTTGCCAATCAGGTTATGGAATAACTGTATGAAGCTGCTTTCATGAATATTTACCACTGGCAAATCACCGCGATTTACGGCTGCGCCGGCGGATTTTATTGTTTCGGACAGGTTTTTGATTACTTTATCCACGATTTCATTAGAATCAACTTTTCTCGCAATAGTTTCCCTGCGCCCCACGCGGGAATACTCCAATAGGTCGGTAATTAATTTCTGCATGCGGACGGCACCATCCACGATGAATTCTATAAAATCATCCGCATCCTTATCTAATTTATTCTTATAGCGTTTTTCCAAGAGCTGCGAATAGTTGGACATCACTCTCAACGGCTCTTGCAGGTCATGGGAAGCCACATAGGCAAACTGTTCCAGGCTTTCGTTGGAACGCCTGATTTCATCTTCCATCTCTTTCCGTTCGGTTATATCCTGGACCATCCCGACGGAACGGATGATCTTGCCGGACGAATCCCGGGCATGACGACATTTCTCATGGACGAACCTGATTTCACCTGTGGATTTGCGCACCACGCGGTGTTCTATCTCATAGGTATTCCTGCCTTCGCGGATAGAACTGGAATAAGCATCATCGACTGCCTTACGGTCTTCCGGATACACCCGCTCCAGAAACGCCTCGTATGTAGCAGGAAATTCCTGAGGCGTTAATCCAAATATGCGGTAAACCTCATCCGACCAGGTTAAACGCTTATTTACCAGGTCGAGCTCCCAACTGCCCAGGTGGGCAATTTCCTGCGAGCGTTTCAGCCGGTCCTCGCTTTGCCGTAATTCTTCTTCAGCGCGCTTGCGCATGGTAATATCGCGCGCCACGTGCACCGAACCTATCTGTTTGCCCTGTTCATCCTTAAGCGGCGTCGTGCTGACCAGCAAATCGCATTTCAGCTTTTCTTCATGCACTTCAACCGTATGTTCCTGCCCATCCGCTACAGTCAGTGTATGAGGGCAGCATGAGGGAGGCTCTTTGGAGCCGTGCATACATTTATAGCAAGTTTTTCCGACAATGTCTTTCGGGGTAAAGCCGAGCTTTTTTACCATTGCCCTGTTGGCCCGGACGATGCGGTGATTATTATCTATAATGGCGATTAAATCCGGCACGCTGTCAAAGG
This window harbors:
- a CDS encoding four helix bundle protein; translation: MSTFNLEKRTTEFAKAVIRLCKCLPRNPMNDRLVGQVVGSAGSVGANYREANDALGKKDFLNRLKIARREAKESLHWLELILEANTGKEKEIKPLMKEAEELKNILSAIINKSDNQ